From the genome of Clostridium sp. BNL1100, one region includes:
- a CDS encoding DUF4179 domain-containing protein produces the protein MFLIKERKIKKALLAEVKQITPEYWNKISVEPKKNTFTGKKFRYAPVVVAMCIVLLLTISVTAYATVNSDIRDYIVRFFGSNPGPVNGNLVNKSDEQEGIQLTVNAALVENNGVLLFYKLTDKTKHIFQNKATFNECYLEINGVRNFVRSFGEINNGKQNCVIFRFESNKDVIKDKNSKFKFVIESIGLTDNVNQKILPLNIKNYDLDENLNMRITNLEFINSCVSLKIKKPNAYTLLNPKIRNKEIKQEHYAIGQSIHDTDNKGEGIYTYTFGPLESNNINDYELVINTPKLYTFKEPLNVSFDLNLDNKPNEILLPQKIYVEAALIESINVYQMSVMVKLSEPIIQQISIKYRDGTTLKDIGATISSPSQNDESSNYCVMFDSTIDYSREPVLIIGNTSIPLYKHK, from the coding sequence ATGTTTTTGATAAAGGAAAGAAAAATTAAAAAAGCCTTGTTGGCAGAAGTCAAGCAAATTACACCAGAATATTGGAATAAAATTTCTGTAGAACCTAAAAAAAATACATTTACCGGAAAGAAATTTCGTTACGCTCCTGTTGTAGTTGCTATGTGCATTGTTTTACTCTTAACAATATCTGTTACGGCATATGCCACAGTAAACTCTGATATTCGTGATTATATTGTTAGATTTTTTGGCAGTAATCCAGGCCCGGTTAATGGCAACTTAGTAAATAAGTCCGATGAACAAGAAGGTATACAGCTGACTGTAAATGCAGCATTAGTAGAAAATAACGGTGTGTTATTATTTTATAAACTAACGGATAAAACGAAGCACATATTCCAAAACAAAGCAACATTTAATGAGTGCTATCTTGAGATTAATGGTGTAAGGAATTTTGTTCGCAGTTTCGGTGAAATTAACAATGGGAAGCAAAATTGTGTTATTTTTAGGTTTGAATCAAACAAAGATGTAATAAAAGATAAAAATTCCAAATTTAAGTTTGTTATTGAAAGTATAGGCTTAACAGATAACGTTAATCAGAAAATACTGCCATTAAATATAAAAAATTATGATTTAGATGAAAATTTGAATATGCGAATTACCAACTTGGAATTTATTAATTCCTGTGTTTCTTTAAAGATAAAAAAACCAAATGCCTACACCTTACTAAACCCTAAAATTAGAAATAAAGAAATTAAACAAGAACATTATGCTATTGGACAAAGCATTCATGATACGGATAATAAAGGCGAGGGAATATATACTTACACATTCGGGCCTCTTGAAAGTAATAATATAAATGATTATGAATTGGTAATTAATACTCCCAAATTATATACTTTTAAAGAGCCGTTAAACGTAAGTTTTGATTTAAATTTAGATAACAAGCCTAATGAAATACTACTCCCTCAAAAAATATATGTTGAAGCTGCTTTAATAGAGTCAATCAATGTTTACCAAATGAGTGTAATGGTAAAACTGAGTGAACCGATTATTCAACAAATTTCAATAAAATATAGAGACGGAACAACACTAAAAGATATCGGTGCAACCATATCATCACCATCACAAAATGATGAAAGCTCTAATTACTGTGTTATGTTTGATTCAACAATTGATTATTCTCGTGAACCTGTATTGATTATAGGGAATACAAGCATTCCATTATATAAACATAAATAA